A section of the Drosophila subobscura isolate 14011-0131.10 chromosome A, UCBerk_Dsub_1.0, whole genome shotgun sequence genome encodes:
- the LOC117897107 gene encoding uncharacterized protein LOC117897107: MGQRSLICVPLFLLLLLLGMLQIGTLARPTPTPTPTTSPLRRDPQSLALLRARDLCSVNLSHAQRVRMDRMQYDNLPHVQRYVHCFWARLQLWHDDTGFDALRIVHSFGGPRRLNVEQALPAINDCNAKARRVSRGLVLDWCYRAFACVLRTPVGDWYRRHMTDVINGNA, translated from the exons ATGGGCCAACGGTCGCTGATCTGTGTGccgctgttcctgttgctgctgcttctgggg ATGCTGCAAATCGGAACCCTGGCCagacccacacccacacccacaccaacaACATCTCCACTGAGGAGAGACCCCCAatcgctggcactgctgcgGGCGCGTGACCTGTGCAGTGTAAACCTGAGTCACGCCCAGCGAGTACGCATGGATCGGATGCAGTATGATAATCTGCCGCATGTGCAGCGATACGTTCACTGCTTCTGGGCACGCCTGCAACTGTGGCACGACGACACTGGATTCGATGCCCTGCGCATTGTCCACAGTTTTGGGGGACCACGGCGACTAAATGTGGAGCAGGCACTGCCGGCCATCAATGACTGCAATGCAAAGGCGCGAAGAGTGTCGCGTGGACTGGTCTTGGACTGGTGCTACAGGGCCTTCGCCTGTGTGCTGAGGACACCGGTGGGCGATTGGTATCGCCGGCACATGACCGATGTCATCAATGGTAATGCCTAG
- the LOC117897113 gene encoding AN1-type zinc finger protein 6, protein MFVKTIRSHITAKPFEKLKSSSRPKRYAAALHDVPISVWMGVLEQPLESAHGPYIDNSGTHQLCPFLQASEQQIQETQTTEQNGDTKADATEEQKDKSKETPGEKKNRCHKCGKKLGLTGAFPCRCGGIYCAVHRYSDRHDCSFDYREMGASEIRRDNPVTVAKKLPDM, encoded by the coding sequence ATGTTTGTTAAAACGATTCGTAGTCATATCACGGCGAAGCCGTTTGAAAAACTGAAATCTTCAAGCCGTCCCAAGCGTTATGCAGCCGCTCTCCACGATGTCCCAATCAGCGTTTGGATGGGCGTACTGGAACAGCCACTGGAGTCTGCCCATGGTCCCTATATCGACAACTCGGGCACGCATCAATTGTGTCCGTTTCTGCAGGCAAGCGAGCAGCAAATTCAGGAAACGCAGACAACCGAGCAGAATGGTGATACGAAAGCTGATGCCacggaggagcagaaggataAGAGTAAAGAGACACCAGGGGAGAAGAAAAATCGCTGCCACAAGTGTGGCAAGAAATTGGGTCTGACTGGAGCATTCCCATGCCGTTGTGGCGGCATTTACTGCGCAGTCCATCGGTACAGCGACCGGCATGACTGCAGCTTCGACTACCGCGAAATGGGCGCCAGTGAGATCCGTCGTGACAATCCGGTTActgtggccaaaaagttgccaGATATGTAG
- the LOC117897075 gene encoding pre-rRNA-processing protein esf2-like → MQKTKTKTKSKPKLLAPAEEMQVDSGAALDEEVQEEADASDDDDEMDLANFKPSSSATVQKKKRKKGIIYISNIPRHMNVTRLREILGECGKIGRVYLQPEKQSSDRAKKNKRKRYNIHFTEGWVEFESKRVAKQIVPLLNNKQISTRKSSQFYDSLWSMKYLPRFKWVHLTERMNYEQAVHKQRLQTEVSQARKETTFFQNNLDKSEYLKKQAKKSKKLDQGNKNEA, encoded by the exons atgcaaaaaactaaaaccaaaacaaaatcgaaaccGAAGCTACTTGCCCCAGCGGAAGAGATGCAGGTCGACAGTGGTGCGGCCTTGGACGAGGAGGTCCAAGAGGAGGCAGATGcatctgatgatgatgatgaaatgGACTTGGCCAACTTCAAACCAAGCTCCTCCGCCACTGTTcagaaaaagaaacgcaaGAAGGGCATTATTTACATATCAAACATACCCAGGCACATGAACGTGACACGTCTGCGGGAGATCCTGGGGGAGTGCGGCAAGATTGGACGCGTCTATCTGCAGCCTGAGAAGCAGTCAA GTGACAGGGCAAAGAAGAACAAGCGTAAGCGCTACAACATTCACTTCACCGAGGGCTGGGTGGAGTTCGAGTCGAAGCGTGTGGCGAAACAAATTGTACCTTTGCTGAACAACAAGCAAATCTCGACGCGTAAAAGTTCCCAGTTCTACGATTCGTTGTGGAGCATGAAGTACTTGCCGCGTTTCAAGTGGGTTCATCTCACCGAACGCATGAACTATGAGCAGGCTGTGCATAAGCAGCGTCTACAAACAGAGGTGTCCCAGGCTCGCAAGGAGACGACATTCTTCCAAAACAATCTGGACAAGAGCGAGTACCTTAAAAAGCAGGccaaaaagtcgaaaaaacTTGACCAAGGCAATAAGAATGAGGCGTAG
- the LOC117897067 gene encoding T-complex protein 1 subunit beta yields the protein MEMSLNPVRVLKNEAQEEKAEMARLSSFIGAIAIGDLVKSTLGPKGMDKILVANGRNAGQVEVTNDGATILRAVGVDNPAAKILVDMSRVQDEEVGDGTTSVTVLAAELLREAEKLVEQKLHPQIIVSGWRMATQVALEALTAVAQDNSANDETFKADLLNIARTTLSSKILHQHKEFFANLAVEAVLRLKGSGELKSIQIIKKSGGTLGDSFLDDGFLLDKKPGVHQPQRIKNAKILIANTPMDTDKIKVFGSSIKVDSLAKIADLEMAEKEKMKEKVNKILNHKCNVFINRQLIYNYPEQLFADAKVMAIEHADFDGIERLAYCTGGEIASTFENPSLVKLGECDLIEQVMIGEDTLLRFSGVKLGEACTIVIRGATQQILDEADRSLHDALCVLAATVKESRIIYGGGCSEALMANAVFKKAALTSGKEAIAIEAFGRALLSLPTAIADNAGYDSAQLVSELRAGHAQGKNQLGLDMDEGKVANVRELGITESYAVKRQVLMSASEAAEMILRVDNIIKCAPRRRVPDRGYC from the exons ATG GAGATGTCTCTAAATCCCGTGCGCGTGCTCAAGAATGAGGcgcaggaggagaaggccgAAATGGCTCGTCTCTCCTCGTTCATTGGCGCCATTGCCATCGGTGATCTGGTGAAGAGCACACTGGGACCCAAGGGCATGGACAAAATCCTAGTGGCCAATGGCCGCAATGCCGGCCAGGTGGAGGTCACCAATGATGGTGCCACCATATTGCGTGCCGTGGGCGTTGACAATCCAGCAGCAAAGATTCTGGTTGACATGTCGCGTGTCCAAGACGAAGAGGTTGGCGATGGCACCACCTCGGTCACTGTGCTGGCCGCCGAGCTGTTGCGCGAGGCCGAGAAGCTGGTCGAACAGAAGCTCCATCCACAGATAATAGTCTCCGGCTGGCGCATGGCCACCCAAGTGGCGCTCGAAGCGCTGACTGCCGTTGCCCAGGACAACTCTGCCAACGATGAGACATTCAAGGCAGATCTACTTAACATTGCACGCACCACGCTGTCCTCCAAGATCCTGCACCAGCACAAGGAGTTCTTTGCGAATCTCGCCGTTGAGGCTGTCCTACGTCTGAAGGGCTCCGGCGAGCTCAAGTCCATACAGATCATAAAGAAGTCTGGTGGCACATTGGGTGATTCGTTCCTGGATGATGGTTTCCTGCTGGACAAGAAGCCAGGTGTTCATCAGCCACAGCGT ATTAAGAATGCAAAAATTCTCATTGCCAATACGCCCATGGACACGGACAAGATCAAGGtatttggcagcagcatcaaggTCGATTCATTGGCCAAAATCGCCGATCTGGAGATGGCTGAAAAGGAGAAGATGAAGGAGAAAGTCAACAAGATTCTCAATCACAAATGCAATGTGTTCATCAATCGTCAGCTGATCTACAATTACCCGGAACAGCTCTTTGCCGATGCCAAGGTGATGGCCATCGAGCACGCCGACTTTGATGGCATCGAGCGTCTGGCATACTGCACTGGCGGTGAGATTGCCTCCACCTTTGAGAACCCATCGCTGGTGAAGCTGGGCGAGTGCGATTTGATCGAACAGGTCATGATCGGTGAGGATACACTGTTGCGTTTCAGTGGCGTTAAGCTGGGTGAGGCCTGCACGATTGTCATTCGCGGTGCCACCCAACAGATTCTGGATGAGGCCGATCGTTCGCTGCACGATGCCCTCTGTGTATTGGCTGCCACAGTCAAGGAGTCGCGCATCATTTATGGTGGCGGCTGCTCAGAGGCTCTCATGGCCAATGCTGTGTTCAAGAAGGCCGCCCTCACCTCCGGCAAGGAGGCCATTGCCATTGAGGCTTTTGGAC GTgctctgctgtcgctgcccacAGCCATTGCCGATAATGCTGGCTACGATTCCGCTCAGCTTGTCTCCGAGCTGCGGGCTGGTCATGCCCAGGGCAAGAACCAGCTAGGTCTGGACATGGACGAGGGCAAGGTGGCCAATGTACGGGAATTGGGCATCACCGAGTCGTATGCCGTCAAGCGACAGGTACTCATGTCTGCCTCGGAGGCTGCCGAAATGATACTGCGTGTGGACAACATCATCAAGTGTGCGCCTCGCCGTCGTGTGCCCGATCGTGGCTACTGCTAG